A part of Streptomyces sp. NBC_00557 genomic DNA contains:
- a CDS encoding DUF779 domain-containing protein, translating into MVARTGRVELTPAAEDLVRRLAGTHGPLMFHQSGGCCDGSAPMCYPRGEFRVGASDVLLGHVAGDIPFWMSADQYAYWRHTHLTVDVVPGRGSGFSLEAPEGVRFLLRSRVLTDEEWERLAGEPPLPTGADTDG; encoded by the coding sequence ATGGTCGCTCGCACCGGGCGCGTCGAGCTGACACCGGCCGCCGAGGACCTCGTGCGGCGGCTCGCCGGGACACACGGGCCGCTGATGTTCCACCAGTCCGGTGGCTGCTGCGACGGCAGCGCCCCCATGTGCTACCCCCGCGGTGAGTTCCGGGTCGGAGCCTCGGACGTCCTGCTCGGCCACGTCGCAGGGGACATCCCCTTCTGGATGAGCGCCGACCAGTACGCGTACTGGCGGCACACCCACCTCACCGTCGACGTGGTCCCGGGCCGGGGCAGCGGCTTCTCCCTCGAAGCACCCGAGGGCGTGCGTTTCCTGCTCCGCTCCCGGGTTCTCACCGACGAGGAGTGGGAACGCCTCGCCGGGGAACCACCCCTGCCGACCGGGGCGGACACCGACGGCTGA
- the adh gene encoding aldehyde dehydrogenase, producing the protein MVYAQPGTDGSIVNFARRYDNFIGGDWVAPVEGRYFENTTPVTGKTFCEVARSSAADIDLALDAAHAAAPAWGRTSTTERANILNRIADRLEANLERIAVAETWENGKPVRETLAADIPLAIDHFRYFAGVVRAQEGSIAEIDADTVAYHFHEPLGVVGQIIPWNFPILMAAWKLAPALAAGNCVVIKPAEQTPVSLLLVVELIADLLPPGVLNVVNGFGVEAGKPLASSPRVAKVAFTGETTTGRLIMQYASENIIPVTLELGGKSPNIFLPDVMAADDDFLDKAVEGFVMFALNQGEVCTCPSRALIHSSIYDEFMARCVERTKAIVSGDPLDPATMIGAQASNDQYEKILSYIDIGKKEGAELLTGGNPRAVAGLEGGYYIEPTIFRGTNDMRIFQEEIFGPVVSVTTYDSVDEALKIANDTLYGLGAGVWTRDGSTAYRLGREIKAGRVWTNCYHAYPAHAAFGGYKKSGIGRETHKMMLDHYQQTKNLLVSYSGQKLGFF; encoded by the coding sequence ATGGTGTACGCGCAGCCAGGAACAGACGGCAGCATCGTCAATTTCGCCCGGCGATACGACAACTTCATCGGCGGTGACTGGGTCGCCCCCGTGGAGGGCCGGTACTTCGAGAACACGACGCCGGTCACCGGTAAGACGTTCTGTGAGGTGGCCCGCTCCTCCGCCGCCGACATCGACCTCGCCCTGGACGCCGCCCACGCCGCCGCACCGGCGTGGGGCCGCACCTCCACGACGGAGCGGGCCAACATCCTCAACAGGATCGCCGATCGGCTGGAGGCGAACCTGGAGAGGATCGCGGTCGCGGAGACCTGGGAGAACGGCAAGCCGGTGCGTGAGACGCTGGCCGCCGACATCCCTCTGGCCATCGATCACTTCCGCTACTTCGCCGGCGTGGTCCGTGCGCAGGAGGGCAGCATCGCCGAGATCGACGCGGACACGGTCGCCTACCACTTCCACGAGCCGCTGGGCGTGGTCGGCCAGATCATCCCGTGGAACTTCCCGATCCTCATGGCCGCCTGGAAGCTGGCGCCCGCGCTGGCCGCCGGCAACTGCGTGGTCATCAAGCCCGCCGAACAGACCCCGGTCAGCCTGCTGCTGGTGGTCGAACTCATCGCCGACCTGCTCCCGCCGGGCGTGCTCAACGTCGTCAACGGCTTCGGCGTCGAGGCGGGCAAGCCACTCGCGTCCAGTCCGCGGGTGGCCAAGGTGGCGTTCACCGGTGAGACCACCACGGGCCGCCTGATCATGCAGTACGCCAGCGAGAACATCATTCCCGTCACGCTGGAGCTGGGCGGCAAGAGCCCCAACATCTTCCTGCCGGACGTGATGGCCGCCGACGACGACTTCCTTGACAAGGCCGTCGAAGGTTTCGTGATGTTCGCGCTGAACCAGGGCGAGGTGTGCACCTGCCCCTCGCGGGCCCTCATCCACTCGTCGATCTACGACGAGTTCATGGCCCGCTGCGTCGAGCGCACCAAGGCCATCGTCAGCGGCGACCCGCTGGACCCGGCCACCATGATCGGCGCCCAGGCCAGCAACGACCAGTACGAGAAGATCCTTTCCTACATCGACATCGGCAAGAAGGAGGGCGCCGAACTCCTCACCGGCGGCAACCCCCGCGCCGTCGCCGGTCTGGAGGGCGGCTACTACATCGAGCCGACGATCTTCCGCGGCACCAACGACATGCGCATCTTCCAGGAGGAGATCTTCGGGCCCGTCGTCTCGGTCACCACCTACGACTCGGTCGACGAGGCCCTGAAGATCGCCAACGACACGTTGTACGGCCTCGGGGCCGGCGTCTGGACGCGGGACGGCAGCACCGCCTACCGCCTCGGCCGGGAGATCAAGGCCGGCCGTGTGTGGACGAACTGCTACCACGCCTACCCGGCGCACGCCGCCTTCGGCGGCTACAAGAAGTCCGGCATCGGCCGCGAGACCCACAAGATGATGCTCGACCACTACCAGCAGACCAAGAACCTGCTGGTCAGCTACTCCGGACAGAAGCTCGGGTTCTTCTGA
- a CDS encoding transcriptional regulator, with amino-acid sequence MSQRSDLRRRRAALESEWSRLVPEIRTAGSKPSGLEAVRDDVTESWVRSLSSVDPGRDSAPVTDDGAVRHRWSGSPLRRPVDGLADELRSIAEDAGFVTALTDESGTILWTCGGRAMRRRAERVNFAPGGRWDEQAMGTNALSLALRTGRPCSVFSAEHLVTALHDWVCYCAPVHGPDGRVLGVLDMSTTWDRSNPLAMSTVRSLVATVEAWLRTEPPSGPCGNTGPVNLTCLGPGQAVRKGAPLPLRPRQLEILTLLALEPDGYSPERLREAVYGDRPVTASTFKAEISHLRRALDGGVATRRYALTTPVSCDAADVLRALEKGDADTALRLYRGPLLPWSEAPGIAEWRTHLEVAVREAVLASTRPEHALRYGERAPYDVEVHEHALSLLGPRDARRAVAAGRLGAALRD; translated from the coding sequence ATGTCACAACGCAGCGACCTCCGGAGGCGCAGGGCCGCGCTGGAGAGCGAGTGGTCCCGCCTGGTGCCGGAGATAAGGACCGCGGGATCGAAACCGAGCGGTCTGGAAGCGGTGCGCGACGACGTGACCGAATCGTGGGTTCGCTCGCTGAGCAGCGTGGATCCGGGCCGGGACAGCGCCCCGGTCACGGACGACGGCGCAGTGCGGCACCGCTGGAGCGGCTCGCCGCTGCGCCGGCCGGTCGACGGCCTCGCCGACGAGTTGCGCAGCATCGCGGAGGACGCCGGGTTCGTCACCGCGCTCACCGACGAGTCCGGCACGATTCTGTGGACGTGCGGCGGGCGGGCCATGCGCCGGCGCGCCGAGCGTGTCAACTTCGCGCCGGGCGGCCGGTGGGACGAGCAGGCCATGGGCACCAACGCGTTGTCCCTCGCGCTGCGCACCGGCCGCCCGTGTTCCGTCTTCTCGGCCGAGCACCTGGTGACCGCCCTGCACGACTGGGTCTGCTACTGCGCTCCCGTGCACGGCCCGGACGGACGCGTCCTCGGCGTTCTGGACATGTCCACCACCTGGGACCGCTCCAACCCCCTCGCGATGTCCACGGTGCGCTCGCTGGTCGCCACCGTCGAGGCCTGGCTCCGAACCGAGCCCCCATCGGGCCCCTGCGGCAACACCGGCCCCGTGAACCTCACCTGCCTCGGTCCCGGACAAGCCGTACGCAAGGGCGCTCCCCTCCCCCTGCGGCCCCGGCAGCTGGAGATCCTGACACTGCTCGCGCTGGAACCGGACGGATACTCCCCCGAACGCCTCCGTGAGGCCGTGTACGGCGACCGGCCGGTGACGGCGTCCACGTTCAAGGCGGAGATCTCCCATCTGCGGCGCGCCCTCGACGGCGGTGTCGCCACCCGTCGCTATGCGCTGACCACACCTGTGTCCTGCGACGCGGCCGACGTGCTGCGGGCGCTGGAGAAGGGGGACGCGGACACGGCCCTGCGGTTGTACCGGGGCCCGCTGCTGCCCTGGTCCGAGGCGCCGGGCATCGCGGAGTGGCGCACCCACCTCGAGGTGGCGGTGCGCGAGGCGGTGCTCGCCAGCACCCGTCCGGAGCACGCGCTGCGGTACGGCGAACGGGCCCCGTACGACGTGGAGGTGCACGAGCACGCTCTCAGCCTGCTCGGCCCGCGGGACGCCCGTCGCGCCGTCGCGGCCGGCCGCCTCGGCGCGGCCCTGCGCGACTGA
- a CDS encoding iron-containing alcohol dehydrogenase, which translates to MSLTPHVMVAAGNDPSADWSRDECGCELLGPQRTSAEAVRQSARLAKFHVPEVVFGPGSLTELGHCALRLGGRRPFLVTDAGLMEAGWVDEAVSHLRRAGLRPVVWCDVTPNPKDHEVQAGFQRYAASGCDVIVGIGGGSVIDAAKGVAILSSNGGHILDYEGVDQVVQPIPPTVMVPSTSGTGADVSQFAVITDTTEHVKITIVSRTLVPEISVIDPRLLTTMPDWLNAATGLDALTHAIEAFVSRAHNPLTDNHALHAVELITANLVRTQVDPRDFGARLAMAQAALEAGMAFTNAILGATHAMSHQVGGLLDAPHGVVNGVLLPHVIRFNAEAWPERFVALGAAAGLPVSGVPAQEVAEQLADLVRALADDVGVPKGLASLGVAERDVPVLARTTLKDACMATNPRDVDVRDVETLFREAL; encoded by the coding sequence ATGTCGCTCACGCCCCACGTCATGGTGGCGGCCGGTAACGACCCGAGTGCCGACTGGAGCCGCGACGAGTGCGGCTGCGAGCTCCTGGGGCCGCAGCGGACGAGCGCGGAGGCTGTGCGGCAGTCCGCCCGGCTGGCCAAGTTCCACGTGCCGGAGGTCGTGTTCGGGCCCGGTTCGCTCACGGAGCTCGGGCACTGCGCGCTGCGCCTCGGCGGTCGCCGGCCCTTCCTGGTCACCGATGCCGGGCTGATGGAGGCAGGCTGGGTGGACGAGGCGGTGTCCCACCTGCGGCGAGCCGGTCTGCGCCCTGTCGTGTGGTGCGACGTCACGCCCAACCCCAAGGACCATGAGGTCCAGGCCGGATTCCAGCGGTACGCCGCCAGCGGCTGCGACGTGATCGTGGGGATCGGCGGCGGCTCGGTCATCGACGCGGCCAAGGGCGTGGCGATTCTTTCGAGCAACGGCGGGCACATCCTCGACTACGAGGGCGTGGACCAGGTCGTGCAGCCCATCCCCCCGACCGTGATGGTGCCCTCCACCTCGGGCACCGGGGCGGACGTCTCCCAGTTCGCCGTGATCACCGACACCACCGAGCACGTCAAGATCACCATCGTGAGCCGCACGCTGGTACCTGAGATCTCGGTGATCGACCCGCGGCTGCTGACCACCATGCCGGACTGGCTCAACGCGGCAACCGGCCTGGACGCGCTGACGCACGCCATCGAGGCGTTCGTCTCCCGGGCGCACAATCCGCTGACGGACAACCACGCCCTGCACGCGGTCGAGCTGATCACCGCGAACCTGGTGCGCACCCAGGTCGACCCCAGGGACTTCGGAGCCCGGCTCGCCATGGCCCAGGCCGCGCTGGAGGCCGGCATGGCCTTCACCAACGCCATCCTCGGCGCGACGCACGCCATGAGCCACCAGGTCGGCGGCCTGCTGGACGCCCCGCACGGCGTGGTCAACGGCGTGCTCCTGCCGCACGTCATCCGGTTCAACGCCGAGGCGTGGCCGGAGCGCTTCGTCGCGCTGGGCGCGGCGGCCGGCCTTCCGGTCTCCGGTGTGCCGGCACAGGAGGTGGCCGAACAGCTCGCGGATCTGGTGCGCGCACTGGCGGACGACGTCGGCGTGCCGAAGGGGCTGGCGAGCCTCGGGGTCGCGGAGCGCGACGTGCCGGTCCTGGCCCGCACGACACTCAAAGACGCGTGCATGGCCACCAACCCCAGGGACGTCGACGTGCGGGACGTGGAGACACTGTTCCGCGAGGCACTGTGA
- a CDS encoding MadS family sensor histidine kinase yields MSTPERTNRTADLGVLTGLRSGKRSFYPAYVRSTERLERTVEALDGISRALVRTAEGPRALVETVVRTAAEHLRARWLLLAVADGALRAARPRFLLYADDVFIDDETRIPVEVRDHLELLRTRPWEAQEPGRGRGWVRAPMTLDDEPVGGIAAEPGAGVEVADTDLAILRVLANQAAVALHHTFLFHAATTLRGRAEELSEAAERQARDLAARSAELAETQARLLDAMQRQALDDERRRIARELHDSVSQYVLSAGMTVEVCRAELAGLGGQAAEIAGRLAGAKDLNRQAVERLRAAIYALHHTSQEPAGPLPVMLQRLSTVHLPTELDVRVRVAGSPSPLPPEAEQSILRMTGEALFNSATHGKAGRALVRLRYLPEMLVLTVSDDGGGDPAQLRRALRVSRATDLAGRHRGLANMVARAEELGGRLSIRRSAMGGVLLRVDVPLPVTRVGEANG; encoded by the coding sequence GTGAGCACCCCCGAACGTACGAACCGGACCGCCGACCTGGGAGTCCTGACCGGACTGCGGTCCGGCAAGCGGTCCTTCTACCCGGCGTACGTCCGCTCCACCGAGCGGCTGGAGCGGACCGTGGAGGCGCTCGACGGCATCTCCCGCGCCCTCGTGCGCACCGCGGAGGGGCCGCGCGCCCTGGTCGAGACCGTCGTACGGACCGCGGCCGAGCATCTGCGCGCCCGCTGGCTGCTGCTGGCCGTCGCCGACGGCGCGTTGCGGGCCGCCCGTCCACGGTTCCTGCTGTACGCCGACGACGTGTTCATCGACGACGAGACCCGCATACCCGTTGAGGTGCGTGACCATCTGGAGCTGCTGCGCACCCGCCCGTGGGAGGCTCAGGAGCCCGGCCGGGGCCGGGGCTGGGTGCGCGCGCCGATGACCCTGGACGACGAGCCGGTCGGCGGCATCGCCGCTGAGCCCGGCGCCGGTGTCGAGGTCGCCGACACGGACCTGGCCATCCTGCGGGTCCTCGCCAACCAGGCCGCCGTGGCGCTGCACCACACGTTCCTGTTCCACGCGGCGACGACCCTGCGCGGACGCGCCGAGGAACTGTCCGAGGCGGCGGAGCGGCAGGCCCGGGACCTTGCCGCGCGCAGCGCCGAGCTGGCCGAGACGCAGGCACGGCTGCTGGACGCGATGCAGCGGCAGGCCCTCGACGACGAGCGGCGTCGCATCGCGCGCGAACTGCACGACAGCGTCTCCCAGTATGTGCTCAGCGCCGGGATGACCGTCGAGGTGTGCCGCGCGGAACTGGCGGGCCTGGGCGGACAGGCCGCGGAGATCGCCGGACGGCTGGCCGGGGCCAAGGACCTCAACCGGCAGGCCGTGGAGCGGCTGCGCGCCGCGATCTACGCGCTCCACCACACCTCGCAGGAGCCGGCGGGCCCGCTCCCCGTGATGCTGCAGCGGCTGTCCACAGTGCACCTGCCCACGGAACTCGACGTCCGGGTACGAGTGGCGGGCAGTCCCTCGCCGCTGCCGCCCGAGGCCGAGCAGTCGATCCTCCGGATGACCGGCGAGGCCCTGTTCAACTCCGCCACGCACGGCAAGGCCGGCCGAGCACTGGTGCGCTTGCGGTATCTGCCCGAGATGCTCGTGCTGACCGTGTCAGACGACGGCGGCGGCGACCCTGCTCAGCTGCGCCGCGCGCTGCGCGTGTCCCGGGCGACCGATCTCGCCGGACGCCATCGCGGGCTGGCGAACATGGTGGCCCGGGCGGAGGAACTGGGCGGCAGGCTGTCGATCCGCCGGTCAGCCATGGGAGGAGTCCTGCTGCGGGTCGACGTCCCGCTGCCGGTGACGCGCGTCGGGGAGGCCAACGGATGA
- a CDS encoding MadR family response regulator transcription factor produces the protein MTTEQHTHVPTQALRIVLVDDHAIVRHGLRSILERESDLEVVGEASTAAEAAAVVERTRPSIVLLDLKLSTAADTEGLDLCARLTQRHPDLAVLVLTTFLDDSLVVEAIQHGARGYVVKDVDTTELLRSIRAVARNESAFDSHAAAAMVRSMRVQPERPRFTERELKVLQMLAHGLSNREIGGELYISETTVKFHVRNIMRKMDAGSRAEVVYEASKLGVI, from the coding sequence ATGACCACTGAGCAGCACACTCACGTACCCACGCAGGCTTTGCGGATCGTACTCGTCGACGACCACGCCATCGTCCGGCACGGACTGCGGTCGATCCTGGAGCGCGAGAGCGACCTGGAGGTGGTCGGCGAGGCGAGCACGGCCGCCGAGGCGGCCGCCGTCGTCGAACGGACGCGTCCGTCGATCGTGCTGCTCGATCTGAAGCTGTCCACCGCGGCCGACACAGAAGGCCTGGACCTGTGCGCCCGGCTGACACAGCGCCACCCGGACCTGGCGGTGCTGGTGCTCACCACCTTCCTCGACGACTCGCTGGTCGTGGAGGCGATCCAGCACGGTGCGCGCGGCTACGTCGTCAAGGACGTGGACACCACCGAACTGCTGCGCTCCATCCGCGCGGTGGCCCGTAACGAGAGCGCCTTCGACTCGCACGCGGCCGCGGCGATGGTGCGTTCGATGCGCGTGCAGCCGGAGCGGCCGAGGTTCACCGAACGGGAGTTGAAGGTCCTTCAGATGCTCGCCCATGGGCTGAGCAACCGGGAGATCGGCGGGGAGCTGTACATCTCGGAGACCACGGTGAAGTTCCACGTCCGCAACATCATGCGCAAGATGGATGCGGGGAGCCGGGCGGAAGTCGTGTACGAGGCGAGCAAGCTGGGAGTGATCTGA
- a CDS encoding GPR1/FUN34/YaaH family transporter, whose protein sequence is MSVSETDAAGAAAAAHAKPRPQAAPGPLDGDPALIGVPTFVVGSIALGLTLVGYLPAQATGAPIAIILAATALGQLIAAVWAAALGQSTVAAIFGVFTGFWLSYAVLVLGLIHGWFGITAGTATRTQGLFLISWLVTIVLLTVSTLRLPAAFTVLFTLIDLALALVLCATLDGSSGLRTLGGYAVFAFVAVGCYLFLHVTSLATGGRGLPLGRPAVGG, encoded by the coding sequence ATGTCTGTCTCGGAAACGGACGCGGCAGGTGCCGCCGCCGCAGCTCACGCCAAGCCCCGGCCTCAGGCGGCGCCCGGACCGCTGGACGGGGATCCGGCGCTGATCGGCGTGCCCACCTTCGTGGTCGGTTCGATCGCCCTCGGTCTCACCCTGGTGGGCTATCTCCCGGCTCAGGCCACCGGAGCGCCGATCGCGATCATCCTGGCCGCCACCGCACTCGGCCAGCTGATCGCCGCGGTCTGGGCGGCCGCCCTCGGGCAGAGCACGGTCGCGGCGATCTTCGGTGTCTTCACCGGGTTCTGGCTCAGCTACGCGGTGCTCGTGCTCGGGCTCATCCACGGCTGGTTCGGCATCACGGCCGGCACCGCGACCAGGACACAGGGCCTGTTCCTTATCTCCTGGCTGGTCACGATCGTGCTGCTGACCGTGAGCACGCTCCGGCTGCCGGCCGCCTTCACCGTCCTGTTCACGCTGATCGACCTGGCGCTCGCGCTGGTGCTGTGCGCCACGCTCGACGGATCCAGCGGACTGCGGACCCTGGGCGGATACGCCGTCTTCGCGTTCGTCGCGGTCGGGTGCTACCTCTTTCTCCATGTGACGTCGCTGGCCACCGGAGGACGCGGACTGCCGCTCGGCCGCCCGGCCGTCGGCGGATGA
- the mftM gene encoding mycofactocin oligosaccharide methyltransferase MftM gives MSVPSLRSAIAARRIDPLAPGAPGLYADPLVRVIRHRPVTESVFPPPIVRTEHFTLRRRGRRVELGHSLLPEQLDNDLAGMLAEELFAPGWLSGSDVFERVFTGVVRSCVDGPLPAWTTFYDNTLARIRQYWQTPEPAEHSSIAGFAPVYRRTLDLVTPGSVLDLGSCFGFLPLLLAERERQTVIASDLSMGTMRLLDTVARARGRTLDAMVCDASRVPLPDRSVDTVTVIHLLEHLDAGHGDAVVHEALRLARRRVVVAVPYEDEPTAAYGHVRCFTPEQLADLGRRTGHRFSVGAFHGGWLVVEPG, from the coding sequence ATGAGTGTCCCGAGCCTGCGCAGCGCGATCGCCGCGCGCCGCATCGACCCGCTGGCACCGGGCGCGCCCGGCCTGTACGCCGACCCTCTGGTCCGCGTGATCCGCCACAGGCCCGTTACCGAGAGCGTGTTCCCCCCGCCGATCGTCCGTACCGAGCACTTCACGCTGCGCCGCCGTGGCCGCCGCGTCGAACTGGGCCACTCGCTGCTCCCCGAGCAGTTGGACAACGACCTGGCCGGGATGCTCGCCGAGGAGCTGTTCGCCCCCGGCTGGCTGTCCGGCAGCGATGTCTTCGAGCGGGTCTTCACGGGGGTGGTGCGCTCCTGCGTGGACGGACCGCTGCCCGCCTGGACCACCTTCTACGACAACACGCTGGCCCGCATCCGGCAGTACTGGCAGACCCCGGAGCCGGCCGAGCACTCCTCGATCGCCGGGTTCGCGCCCGTGTACCGGCGCACGCTGGACCTGGTCACCCCCGGCAGTGTGCTGGACCTGGGCTCCTGCTTCGGCTTCCTGCCACTGCTGCTCGCCGAGCGAGAGCGGCAGACGGTGATCGCCTCCGACCTTTCCATGGGCACGATGCGGCTGCTGGACACCGTGGCCCGTGCCCGGGGCCGCACGCTCGACGCGATGGTCTGCGACGCCTCCCGGGTGCCGCTGCCCGACCGCTCGGTGGACACCGTCACCGTCATCCACCTGCTGGAGCACCTCGACGCCGGGCACGGCGACGCCGTCGTACACGAGGCGCTGCGGCTGGCCCGGCGTCGGGTGGTGGTGGCCGTGCCGTACGAGGACGAGCCGACCGCCGCGTACGGCCACGTGCGGTGCTTCACCCCGGAGCAACTCGCCGACCTCGGCCGCCGCACGGGCCACCGCTTCTCGGTCGGCGCCTTCCACGGCGGCTGGCTGGTCGTCGAGCCCGGCTGA
- a CDS encoding VWA domain-containing protein, which translates to MHRFVRVLRLFGLRISVSEAMDAMRGAAQPGMLAGRETLREALRMTLVKDRRDDALFDELFTAFFSLRPVAGDSAGHGHTHAHDDLTDTGELESFTVSDEPSETPQQGHSHGKPSDIRDFFDQQDLAQQYNLHQEANKIDLASMTDEIVLSKDGATGGRDDSPSVQLETERLHGAGIPGRLASATGQPIDATLTVAQQDALLGRLTPETDDGLEPDTPKQQLAGVIENLPELLKRHLDRLAELQAVAVESGRIAERARLETVDEDERGQLEEALRRVGRSVHGALTSRKRNTPTGRVHPGRTMRRNIRYDGVPFRPVTVTRAEDRPRLVILADVSLSVRATARFTLHLVHGLQSLFGQVRSYAFVDEPTEITELFAEHPLERALGLVFDGLPAGGLLDVDATSDYGRTFETLLTEHTPALGRRATLLVLGDGRGNGNPPRTEAFAEITRRVRQTIWLTPEPRYSWGLGACDLPRYAEYCDRVQVVADLTGLERAALRMATEATGR; encoded by the coding sequence TGTCCTGCGGCTGTTCGGGCTGCGGATCTCCGTGTCGGAGGCGATGGACGCCATGCGCGGGGCGGCCCAGCCCGGCATGCTCGCCGGGCGCGAGACGCTGCGCGAGGCACTGCGCATGACACTCGTGAAGGACCGGCGCGACGACGCGCTGTTCGACGAGTTGTTCACCGCGTTCTTCTCCCTGCGCCCGGTGGCGGGCGACTCCGCCGGCCACGGCCACACTCATGCGCACGACGACCTGACCGACACCGGCGAACTGGAGTCGTTCACCGTCTCCGACGAGCCGTCCGAGACGCCTCAGCAGGGGCACAGCCACGGCAAGCCGTCCGACATCCGCGACTTCTTCGACCAGCAGGACCTGGCCCAGCAGTACAACCTGCACCAGGAAGCCAACAAGATCGATCTGGCGTCGATGACCGACGAGATCGTGCTGTCCAAGGACGGCGCGACCGGCGGGCGCGACGACAGCCCGTCCGTCCAGCTGGAGACCGAGCGGCTGCACGGCGCCGGGATCCCCGGACGGCTCGCGTCGGCGACCGGGCAGCCCATCGACGCGACCCTCACCGTCGCCCAGCAGGACGCCCTGCTCGGCCGGCTCACCCCCGAGACCGACGATGGTCTCGAACCCGACACGCCGAAGCAGCAGTTGGCGGGTGTCATCGAGAACCTGCCCGAGCTGCTGAAACGGCATCTCGACCGGCTGGCCGAACTGCAGGCCGTGGCCGTCGAGTCCGGCCGGATCGCCGAACGCGCCCGCCTGGAAACGGTGGACGAGGATGAGCGCGGCCAGTTGGAGGAGGCGCTGCGCAGGGTGGGCCGCAGCGTGCACGGCGCCCTGACCAGCCGCAAGCGCAACACCCCGACGGGCCGTGTCCATCCCGGCCGCACGATGCGCCGCAACATACGGTACGACGGCGTGCCGTTCCGGCCCGTCACCGTCACCCGCGCCGAGGACCGGCCCCGCCTGGTGATCCTCGCGGACGTCTCGCTGTCGGTGCGGGCCACGGCGCGCTTCACCCTGCACCTGGTGCACGGGCTGCAGTCCCTGTTCGGACAGGTGCGCAGCTACGCCTTCGTGGACGAACCCACCGAGATCACCGAGCTGTTCGCCGAGCACCCGCTGGAGCGGGCGCTGGGGCTGGTCTTCGACGGGCTGCCGGCCGGCGGTCTGCTGGACGTGGACGCGACGTCCGACTACGGCCGGACCTTCGAGACGCTGCTGACCGAACACACGCCGGCGCTGGGCCGCCGCGCCACGCTCCTGGTACTGGGTGACGGCCGCGGCAACGGCAATCCACCGCGGACCGAGGCGTTCGCGGAGATCACGCGGCGGGTGCGCCAGACCATCTGGCTGACCCCGGAGCCGCGTTACTCCTGGGGCCTGGGCGCCTGTGACCTGCCTCGCTACGCCGAGTACTGCGACCGCGTCCAGGTGGTCGCCGACCTCACCGGGCTGGAGCGCGCCGCCCTGCGGATGGCCACGGAGGCGACCGGCCGATGA